GAGGAACGTCGCAAGGCAATTACCGCCCTGGGAACACTCAACGATCCGCAAGCCCTACAAATGCTTGTCGATCTGTTAGGACAAGAAACAGATCCGCTTTTGCTGGATACGATTCAACAAACAATCGCAAGTGCTGGGCTACGCGTCATCCCACATTTACGGCGCTCAAATCAGTCTATAGCTAATGCGTTAGACTACGTGCGCTACAGCAGTAAACCTGAAGAACTCACGCTACATCAACAACGTCTGCAAGCAACGCAACGCGCGATCGCCAATCTCCTGAGTATCTATAGCGGTAATCTCAACGGCGTTGACTTAAGCCGAACAATTTTGGGAGAAAACTTAACTGATTCAGCTGTTCCCTTCTCCCTCTTTCTTGATAATGTCAATTTATCAGGAATTCAACTGCGCGGTGCCAACCTCAACCAAGGAAGTTTTCGCGGTACGCAATGGCAATCTGCAGGTGAAGATCGCCGCTGGAACACTGCTGACGATCGCATTGCCGACTTGAGTGAAGCACAACTTAAAGCCGCGAACTTGACAGAAGCTAACCTCAGCCGCACCGCGATGCGCGGCGCAAATCTCACCCACGCAATTCTTAACCGCGCGAATCTTGTTGGCACAAACTTGATGGGTGCTAATCTCAGTAGTACGCAAATTGTTGGAGCTAACTTACAAGATGTCGTATTAGAAAACGCCAGTTTGACAGGTACTGATTTAGCCGCCGCAAATTTATCACGTGCGAATCTGCGCGCAGCGAGATTAGGTCGTGCAAGTGCTTTGGGTGCGCAACTACAATACGCTAATGCAACAGCCTCTGACTGGCGCGGCGCCGATCTATCCGGTGCAGATCTCAGTCACGCCAATTTGAAAGATGCTGACTTGAGTGATTCGCGATTGAGTGGCGTCAGTTTTCGCAGTGCCCAGCTGCAAAATACCAACTTGCGTAACGCAGATTTGAGAAAAGCAGATTTACGCGGCGCGCAGTTAGTTCAAACTGATATGCAAGGCGCAATTCTTTTTAAGTCGCCATCTCCCGATCAATTTATTCAAGCCCCTCCCGAAGCAATGCTTTCCGCGATTGTTGAGGGTGTTGATTTTAGCAATGCGAAGAATTTAGATGCAAAACAACTAGCGTATATTTGTACGCAGGGTGGTCGTCATCCCCGTTGTCCCTGAGAGAAGATTGGTGATGAGTGGCTAGTAGTAACTTTCCTGTATGGAAAGCCCTAGCCCTGATTAATGTGAGGAGTGGTGAATCATGCAACGTTTGAATTATCTTGCTGGAGTGGGTGCGATCGCACTGATCAACAGCGTGGCACAACCAGCGATCGCACAAGCAGCTTATGGTAGTTATGTTGGTGTTGGTCCTGCGGTAGGATTAAGTCGAGACGCTGACGGTGATGGTCGTCAACTTGGTGGTGCGATCGCGGTACGTTACAAAATTTTAGAAGCACCTTTTTCTTTACGGACCCAGGCATTTATTGGCGATAATACCGCTGTTGTTCCTACGGTTTCGTATGATGTTCCGCTAAGTTGGCAAACTGATGCCTATATTGGGGCTGGAATTGTTTTTACTAACGGAAATACACCTTCTCCGGTAGGAGATCGAGTCAGCTTTGCGCTACAACCAGGAATTGATTACGTTGTTCCTAATAGCAATACGGTTATATTTGGTAATGCAGTAATTGCGTTTGATGCTTTCCGTAATGGTGGTGGTAACGCGATATCCATTCAAGGCGGAGTTGGTTTGAGATTTCGATAACTCGCCGTTGTCTTTCCGCTTAAGTTCAGGATAATGGTAAGTGCTGCTCCTTACATACCCCTCAGGAGCAGTAAATCGTTATTAACGTGACAAGGACTACATCTAAAAAAGCTCAGTCCGATGCAGGTTTTCTCAAGTCTTACAACTTTAATTATCTCAAGTTCGCATCTCGGTTAATATAACAAACTTCAAACTCTATCGCTAAAACTTTAAGTTTAAATTACCTTCTCACACCAAACATTGACTTTATCAGAGCTTGAAGTATAAATCACAAAGCTCTGCTTAGCGCGAATGACAATCGTAGTATCTCATCGCGATTATCTCAATTTAGGTTGAATCTGAGAATCTTTAAGAAATTCAGTATTTTTATCGTTGAAATTATAGTCGTTAAGAAATATTTATTATATACAGTGCCACTACTCTCCCCATAACAATCATTATGAAAGCAAAAATATAAAGACTTAATACTATACAAAGTTAAAGCAAAATATTAGTTAACATATAAAATTTCAGACGTCAAGCATCATTTCTATATTGACTCGCAATTTGCTCAATTTAAATCTTATTAATTTATGTTGATAGCAACTCCTTTTAATAGAAATATTGCTAAATCAATAACCGCATGAATCTCAAGCAAAAATTAATTTGTGCTTTTTTAGGTGCTTCTTTCTTATTAGGAGCCACTAGTAGTATTTCTTTATTAAATAATCTAAGAGTTAGGTATAGTATCGACCAAGTTACACAAAGTTCATTAGAAGAGTTTGTCAGCTCAACTGAAGTTTCACTAGTATTGCAGCAAATACAAGCTAAATTGCGAGAGCTTTTAGAAAAGAAGCATCAAATTAGTTATCATATAGAAAAATCAGAAGCAAATCAAACTGAAATACAAACTTTAAAAAAAATAGTCTTACAAGATTTGGCAAAAGTTAGTAAGTACCTAGACTTAAGTGAACAGGCAACGCTCAATGGAATAGAACTTGCTGCGCTAGATGGACAAAAGCGTTTAAAAGAAGAAAAAGAATTAGAAGAGTTAAAGAAAATAGAATCTGTTTTTTTGATACATAAAACAAACATTATTCATTTGTTTAATCTAGTCAATCAAGATATTGAACTAGCTGCTGTTTTTTTTAAACAAGAACTAGAACCTCACTTTGAAACAAAGTTAATACCCTTAATTGTTGAATATAATCATGATGCGAGAGGAGAACTTTTAGCTGAAGTTCAACAGGTTGAAGGAGCAATTAATCGCGCAAATATCCTCATACTCTTATCAACTGCCTTAGCCTTTGCTTCTGCACTGGGCTTAGGCTCATTTATTTCGCGTTCAATTGCTAAGCCATTAATTAAGCTCACTCAAGCAGCAAATAGAGTAAGTGAAGGAGAAACTACTACAAGAGTAAATATTAAGAATCAAGACGAAATCGGAGTTTTAGCTACTGCTTTTAATCAAATGCTGGATGATTTGAATACAACAATGGTATCCAAATCTTATGTAGATAGCATTATTGAATTTATGGCTGATGCTTTGATTGTTTTAGATACAAACTTAGTTATTCTAAGAATTAATCCAGCTACAGCTAAAATTTTAGAAATTGCCCCTAATGAAATTATTGGAAAACAAATTACAACTTTGTTTTCTTCAGAAGAGAATTTAGATGAATTAAGCGCTGAGAAAATTGTCAGCAAAGGTAAGATAGAAATCTTTGAAACGTACTGGCTAACGAACACAGGCAATCGGAAACTTGTATCATTTTCAGCTACAGCCATGTATAATCAGCAAGGGAAATTTCAAGGGGTTGTTTGCGTAGCACAAGATATAACAGAGCGCAAGCAAAGTCAAGCAAGGCTTGCAAAGATTAACGAATGCTTTTTAAGTTTTGGTACAGATCCAACAGCAAACATTTATCGACTAACTACGCTTTGTGGTGAACTTTTAAAGGCAGTAAGTGCTAGATACTATCGGTTAGAAAAGGCAAAAGCATGTTTGGTAGGACAATGGCAAGCTTTGGAAGATAAGCTGGAGGGAAATACTTATGACAGTATTTTTTCTCAGTTAATTCAGCAATGCTGCGAAGATAGTTATAGCCGTCACACTCCACAAAGCTCACAGGACACCAACACAAATCTAAAGATATTGACGCATGAAGTCAAAACTTATATCTGTCAAGCGGTCAAATCTAAGGAGAAAATTATTGGTGCACTTTGTGCATATCAGCACAATCTAATTTTAAATGAAGCGGATAAAAAGATTATTGGGATTATTGCCGCAGCAATTGGAGTGGAAGAACAACGCCGAGAAATTCAGGAAGCTTTGCGTGAAAGCGAAGAACGGTATGCACTGGCTACGCGTGGTACTAACGACGGACTATGGGATTGGGATTTAAACACCAATGAAGTTTATTTTTCTCCGCGTTGGAAATCGATGTTGGGTTATCAAGAAAAAGAAGTTGGAAACTCGGTGGAAAGCTGGTTTAATTTAGTACATCCTCAAGATGTTGACCAACTAAAAGCGGCGATCGCATCGCATTTACAAGCACAAACACCGCAACTAGAAAAAGAATACCGAATTTTACACAAAGATGGTAATTATCGCTGGATGCTCAGTCGCGGATTAGCAGTGCGCGATCGCGATGGTAAACCTTATCGCCTTGCAGGTTCGCAAGCTGATATTACAGCAAGCAAAGCCGCAGAAACGGAATTGTTACATCAAGTATTCCACGATGCTTTAACCGGATTACCGAATCGCCTGTTATTCACCGAACAGTTAGAGCAAAGCATAGAACGTGCCCGACAGCAAGAACATTATTCGTTTGCGGTGTTATTTTTAGATCTTGACCGCTTTAAGGTGGTGAATGATAGTTTGGGTCATTTGATTGGCGATCAGTTATTGATTGCGATCGCGCGTCGCCTTAAAATGTGCGTGCGCCCTGAAGATACCGTTGCGCGTCTTGGCGGTGACGAGTTTACCATCTTACTAGAAAATATTCGCAAAGTAGAAGATGCTACGCAAATTGCCGAACGCATTCAAAACGCATTAGCTTTACCATTTAACTTTGAAGGACACGAAGTTTTTACCTCAGCAAGTATTGGCATTGCGTTTAGTACAACAGGTTATGAAAAACCCGAAGATTTATTACGAGATGCTGATACAACGATGTACCGTGCCAAAGGATTGGGTAAAGCACGATATGCCGTTTTTGATACAAGTATGCACGCGCAAGCAGTGGCACTCTTACAAATAGAAACGTACCTCCGCCGTGCAATCGAACGTCAAGAATTTCAGCTACATTATCAACCAATTGTCAATTTGGAAACGCGAGAGTTAGTTGGGTTTGAAGCACTGATCCGGCTTTGGCACCCAGAACAAGGATTTATTTCTCCAGGAGAGTTTATTCCGGTAGCAGAGGAGACTGGCTTAATTATTCAAATTGGCACTTGGGTACTGCGCGAAGCTTGTCGTCAAATGCATGAATGGCAGCAAAAATTTGCTACAGCGCGTAATTTAAAAATTAGCGTTAATATATCGCCTAAACAATTTCGCCAACTCGATTTAGTAACGCAAGTCAGGCAAATTTTGCAAGAAACAGGACTCAACGCCCGCGATTTAAAGCTGGAAATTACCGAAAGTACGCTTGTAGAAAATGCTGATTTAGTGGCTAGCATGTTGAGAGAAATGCAAGCATTAGGAATTGGTTTATCAATTGATGATTTTGGCACTGGGTACTCATCATTGAGCTATTTACACCGCTTTGCAATTGACACCTTAAAAATTGATAAATCCTTCATTAAGGACTTTAATACTGATTGGGAAAAAAGCAAAATTGTCAATACAGTGATTGCTCTAGCAGCAACGTTAGGCATTGATGTTATCGCCGAAGGAGTAGAGACTCCTGAACAAGCCAACCTCCTGCAAGAACTTAAATGTCAATTTGGGCAAGGCTTCTTATTTTCGCGTCCGCTTGATGCTCAAGCTACGGAAGCTTTAATTGCTGCCAAATTAGAATGTACGTGGGTGTAAAAAGTGCAAGGAAGTACAAGAAAGCTCTACACGATCTTCTGCTGCACTGCTTTGACTAACACTAGCTACTAGCACTAACTACCAATTTGGAGAACGTAAGGATTTATAAGTGCGATCTGCTTTGACTAACACTCACCACTCACTTTATAGTTTGTAACTCCTTTTTGACTCAAAGCAGCTGTTATTTACGTTAGAACGATACAATAATGAAGCTTGTATAGACCTGCTGGTAGCTCTCTAACTTAACTAATGTCTGTCGGAAAAAACTTGCTTTACGAAGGCAAAGCGAAAATCATTTACACAACTGATGAGCCAGAAATTTTACTGGCACATTACAAAGATGATGCTACAGCTTTTAATGCACAAAAGCGTGGCAAAATTGTCGGAAAAGGCGAGATTAACTGCAAAATCTCACAAGCACTATTTCAGTATTTAGAAGCGCGTGGTATTCGCACTCATTTCATCGATTGCCCAGCACCGAATCAGATGCGAGTGGTGCGAGTGAAAATCTTGCCTTTAGAAGTTGTTGTCAGGAACATTGCAGCTGGTAGTCTCTGTCAACAAACAGGGATACCACTCGGTACCGTTCTCAAACAGCCGTTAGTGGAGTTTTACTATAAAAACGATCAGCTGGGAGATCCGCTTTTAACGCGCGATCGCTTGCTACTGATGGAACTCGCAACTCCTGATGAGCTAGACCAATTACAGCAGCAAGCCTTGCAAATTAATCATCATCTCTCAGAATTTTTTGAAAGCTGCGGCATAACCTTGGTAGATTTCAAGCTAGAGTTTGGCTTGGATGCCCAAGGCACAATTCGATTAGCTGACGAAATCAGTCCTGACACTTGCCGTCTATGGAACTCCGCAGACAGCGATCCTAACAACCGCGTCATGGATAAAGACCGTTTCCGCCGCGATTTAGGAGATGTGGAAAATGCTTACCAGCAAGTTTTAGAACGAATTCAAACAAGAGGTCAGGGCTCAGAGGTCGGAGGTTAAGGGAACAGATAGATATGAGTGTAGAGTCGTGAGTTGAGTTATGAGTTATAAGTCGTAAAGTGTTGCGTGTTGAGAAGTCTTTGAAGTAAAAACTCAACACTTAAAATAATGCCATCCGGCACGCTACGCGAACGAAACTTTTTAGGATGCAAAACTCTTTGTAGAGAAACTAATCCCTGATAACAATACACATGGTGTGTGGAAGTGCTTAATAGGTTGAAGAAAATGCGCATATCCTCGTTTTGGGCAGCAACTGTTGCGATCGCTGCTCCGTTAAGCTTAACAGTTCCAGTTGCAGGACAAACGGTAGACCCATCAGTAGTAAAATCAGGGTCGGCTGAGCCACCGCAAATGGCACAAGAACCAATCCCAGTAACAGGTGTTGTGGTCGAAACAAAGACCGAACAACGACAACATAATTCGACACAGTTGCTCCTCGGACAAACGCCAGCAACTCCAACAACACCGAATCAAACAAACGAGCAAGTACCAAGCCCTGCACCGCAGCCACAACCATCGCCAGTCATTCCGTCGCCAACTCAGGGATTTCCAGCAACGCCACCGCAACAGCCAGTGCCTGTGACTCCGCCTCCAGGTGCAGGAGGAGCGCCACTAGATGAAACACCCGGTCAACTGCAAATACCGATTACTCCACAAGCACCATTAGATACACCTCCAGGTGAAGAAAGCGTGCCAGCACCCGCAACGCCGCCGCAACCAGCACCCTTACCTGAAGGAGTGCAACCGGAAGTCGCCCCACCATTGCCACAGCCAGAGGGACAACCAGAAACCACCCCACCAGATACGGAGCCACAAGTTCTTGTTTCAGAAGTTGTTGTGAGTGCGGAAACGGGAGTATTAGATCCTGAACTCGAAAATCAAGTTTATCAAGCGGTGCGCACAGTTCCAGGAAGAACAACAACACGCACGCAGTTACAAGAAGATATCAATGCAATTTTCGCAACAGGTTTCTTCTCCAACGTGCGTGCGGAACCGAGCGATACGCCTTTGGGAGTTCGCGTTACATTCATCGTTCAACCTAATCCAGTTTTACGCTCAGTGCAAATCCAGGCTAACCCAGGCACGAATGTTCCTTCGGTGTTGCCGCCTGATGTTGTCAACAATATTTTTCAGCCGCAGTACGGCAGAATCTTGAATTTGCGGCAGCTACAAGAAGGTATTCAGCAGTTAAATCGTTGGTATCAAGATAATGGCTATGTTTTGGCGCAAGTTGTGGCAGCACCACAAGTAACAGCCGATGGAGTTGTGACTTTAGAAGTTGCTGAAGGTGTTGTTGAAGATATTCAAGTCCGCTTCATTAGCGAAGGCGAAGCAACAGACGATGAAGGCAGACCAATACAAGGGCGGACGCGCGACTTTATCATTACCCGCGAATTAGCGCTGCAACCAGGACAAGTTTTTAACCGCACGGTAGTTCAACAAGACTTGCAACGCGTCTTTGGTTTAGGCTTGTTTGAAGATGTCAATGTTTCTTTAAACCCTGGTCAAGACCCGCGACAAGTTGTCGTCGTTGTCAACGTTGACGAGCGCAATAGCGGCTCGATCGCGGCTGGTGCCGGTTTTAGTTCGGCAAGTGGCTTGTTTGGGACAGTGAGTTACCAAGAGCAAAACCTAGGTGGTAACAACCAAAAAGTTGGCGCCGAATTACAAGTAGGACAACGAGAAGTATTGTTCGACGTCCGCTTTACCGACCCTTGGATTGCGGGAGATCCTTTCCGTACCTCGTATACAGTTAACGCCTTCCGTCGGCGTTCGATTTCCTTAGTGTTTGATAGCAGTGACGAGCAGTTTGAAGTTATTAATAACGATGGCGAACTTTTAGGCGATCGCCCGCGCGTATTACGCCTTGGTGGTGGCGTCACGTTTACGCGTCCTTTGTCACGAAATCCGTTAGAAAGAGCCGAATGGACCGCATCAGCTGGGTTGGAATACCAAAGAATTTCGATTCGCGATTCGGATGGAAACTTAAGACCAGAAGGACAAGTAGGACCGGATGGCGAACCAACGGATCTGAGTTTTTCGGGTACAGGAATTGACGACTTACTGACGTTGCAAGTTGGATTAGTCCGCGATCGCCGCAATAACGTATTGCGCCCGACAGATGGTTCGCTACTGCGGTTTGGCGTTGAGCAATCGGTTCCCATCGGTTCAGGAAGTATCTTCCTCAATCGCCTACGCGGCAGCTATAGTCAATACCTACCAGTAAACTTTACTAACTTCGCAGAAGGACCAGAAACGCTCGCGTTTAATATCCAAGCGGGAACTATTCTGGGCGATCTACCGCCTTATGAAGCTTTTGCTTTGGGAGGAGTGAATTCGGTTCGAGGTTTTAATGAAGGCGATTTGGGAACTGGTCGCAGCTTTGTCCAAGCAACTGCGGAGTATCGCTTCCCCATCTTTTCCGTTGTGGGCGGTGCGTTATTCGTTGATGTCGCCTCGGATTTAGGCACAGGCGAAAATGTACCTGGAAACCCAGCCGGACAACTCGATAAACCTGGTAGTGGTTTTGGCTATGGTATTGGTTTGCGCATTCAGTCTCCTCTAGGACCACTGCGGATTGACTACGGTATCAATAACGAAGGTGACAATCGCCTGCACTTTGGTATTGGAGAACGCTTCTAATGAAGAGTTAGGGGCAAAGGAGCGAGGGTAGGAAAAAGACAAAAACACAAGGAAGTATGATGAAGATGCAGCCAAGGACGAGTCAGACAA
The Chroococcidiopsis sp. TS-821 genome window above contains:
- a CDS encoding EAL domain-containing protein; the encoded protein is MNLKQKLICAFLGASFLLGATSSISLLNNLRVRYSIDQVTQSSLEEFVSSTEVSLVLQQIQAKLRELLEKKHQISYHIEKSEANQTEIQTLKKIVLQDLAKVSKYLDLSEQATLNGIELAALDGQKRLKEEKELEELKKIESVFLIHKTNIIHLFNLVNQDIELAAVFFKQELEPHFETKLIPLIVEYNHDARGELLAEVQQVEGAINRANILILLSTALAFASALGLGSFISRSIAKPLIKLTQAANRVSEGETTTRVNIKNQDEIGVLATAFNQMLDDLNTTMVSKSYVDSIIEFMADALIVLDTNLVILRINPATAKILEIAPNEIIGKQITTLFSSEENLDELSAEKIVSKGKIEIFETYWLTNTGNRKLVSFSATAMYNQQGKFQGVVCVAQDITERKQSQARLAKINECFLSFGTDPTANIYRLTTLCGELLKAVSARYYRLEKAKACLVGQWQALEDKLEGNTYDSIFSQLIQQCCEDSYSRHTPQSSQDTNTNLKILTHEVKTYICQAVKSKEKIIGALCAYQHNLILNEADKKIIGIIAAAIGVEEQRREIQEALRESEERYALATRGTNDGLWDWDLNTNEVYFSPRWKSMLGYQEKEVGNSVESWFNLVHPQDVDQLKAAIASHLQAQTPQLEKEYRILHKDGNYRWMLSRGLAVRDRDGKPYRLAGSQADITASKAAETELLHQVFHDALTGLPNRLLFTEQLEQSIERARQQEHYSFAVLFLDLDRFKVVNDSLGHLIGDQLLIAIARRLKMCVRPEDTVARLGGDEFTILLENIRKVEDATQIAERIQNALALPFNFEGHEVFTSASIGIAFSTTGYEKPEDLLRDADTTMYRAKGLGKARYAVFDTSMHAQAVALLQIETYLRRAIERQEFQLHYQPIVNLETRELVGFEALIRLWHPEQGFISPGEFIPVAEETGLIIQIGTWVLREACRQMHEWQQKFATARNLKISVNISPKQFRQLDLVTQVRQILQETGLNARDLKLEITESTLVENADLVASMLREMQALGIGLSIDDFGTGYSSLSYLHRFAIDTLKIDKSFIKDFNTDWEKSKIVNTVIALAATLGIDVIAEGVETPEQANLLQELKCQFGQGFLFSRPLDAQATEALIAAKLECTWV
- a CDS encoding pentapeptide repeat-containing protein; this encodes MANSTVRRSVNRDRRSGQEKSKPLPLVTRRFAAWTVEVTLIMTSAIAPFGLGVYVQARTEEKQPINPVLATAKDAIATTLALSPSNRTQQVAPLTNWLWTGALVTPIILSSWQLYLLAKTGSTLPKRWFGVRVVTVAGNPAGMRRILLREVVGAWGLPLLVAYALWHLSGAFPSLGMLAGFSLLTVLGEGFTARFNRYRRCWHDFLAGTYVMDANRSYAALLGNLRPATSPLIPQYAPYYASRPIVPTVAMATAIPPHKRQKPNWWRWMRRNPSFALLFITLSSMAAVLGTLVGTQVYIQTQANQRQLRQQNSQQFLALVQKLSDSAPTTFEERRKAITALGTLNDPQALQMLVDLLGQETDPLLLDTIQQTIASAGLRVIPHLRRSNQSIANALDYVRYSSKPEELTLHQQRLQATQRAIANLLSIYSGNLNGVDLSRTILGENLTDSAVPFSLFLDNVNLSGIQLRGANLNQGSFRGTQWQSAGEDRRWNTADDRIADLSEAQLKAANLTEANLSRTAMRGANLTHAILNRANLVGTNLMGANLSSTQIVGANLQDVVLENASLTGTDLAAANLSRANLRAARLGRASALGAQLQYANATASDWRGADLSGADLSHANLKDADLSDSRLSGVSFRSAQLQNTNLRNADLRKADLRGAQLVQTDMQGAILFKSPSPDQFIQAPPEAMLSAIVEGVDFSNAKNLDAKQLAYICTQGGRHPRCP
- a CDS encoding BamA/TamA family outer membrane protein — encoded protein: MRISSFWAATVAIAAPLSLTVPVAGQTVDPSVVKSGSAEPPQMAQEPIPVTGVVVETKTEQRQHNSTQLLLGQTPATPTTPNQTNEQVPSPAPQPQPSPVIPSPTQGFPATPPQQPVPVTPPPGAGGAPLDETPGQLQIPITPQAPLDTPPGEESVPAPATPPQPAPLPEGVQPEVAPPLPQPEGQPETTPPDTEPQVLVSEVVVSAETGVLDPELENQVYQAVRTVPGRTTTRTQLQEDINAIFATGFFSNVRAEPSDTPLGVRVTFIVQPNPVLRSVQIQANPGTNVPSVLPPDVVNNIFQPQYGRILNLRQLQEGIQQLNRWYQDNGYVLAQVVAAPQVTADGVVTLEVAEGVVEDIQVRFISEGEATDDEGRPIQGRTRDFIITRELALQPGQVFNRTVVQQDLQRVFGLGLFEDVNVSLNPGQDPRQVVVVVNVDERNSGSIAAGAGFSSASGLFGTVSYQEQNLGGNNQKVGAELQVGQREVLFDVRFTDPWIAGDPFRTSYTVNAFRRRSISLVFDSSDEQFEVINNDGELLGDRPRVLRLGGGVTFTRPLSRNPLERAEWTASAGLEYQRISIRDSDGNLRPEGQVGPDGEPTDLSFSGTGIDDLLTLQVGLVRDRRNNVLRPTDGSLLRFGVEQSVPIGSGSIFLNRLRGSYSQYLPVNFTNFAEGPETLAFNIQAGTILGDLPPYEAFALGGVNSVRGFNEGDLGTGRSFVQATAEYRFPIFSVVGGALFVDVASDLGTGENVPGNPAGQLDKPGSGFGYGIGLRIQSPLGPLRIDYGINNEGDNRLHFGIGERF
- the purC gene encoding phosphoribosylaminoimidazolesuccinocarboxamide synthase yields the protein MSVGKNLLYEGKAKIIYTTDEPEILLAHYKDDATAFNAQKRGKIVGKGEINCKISQALFQYLEARGIRTHFIDCPAPNQMRVVRVKILPLEVVVRNIAAGSLCQQTGIPLGTVLKQPLVEFYYKNDQLGDPLLTRDRLLLMELATPDELDQLQQQALQINHHLSEFFESCGITLVDFKLEFGLDAQGTIRLADEISPDTCRLWNSADSDPNNRVMDKDRFRRDLGDVENAYQQVLERIQTRGQGSEVGG